A genomic segment from Polyangium mundeleinium encodes:
- a CDS encoding biopolymer transporter ExbD, with protein sequence MRAPVILAFILPLACYAFGLLPAFSASGECCGPTRLPWLPAAFHGEDLVDAPLLVVGPRHVTVDGVLVAETPEIVEASEPPPLDALRTLLVNKKELWQQIRPDVPFPGEILIAATQDLPAHAVVRVMASAAAAGYPRTSIMIQKLSSPLR encoded by the coding sequence GTGCGCGCGCCCGTCATCCTCGCGTTCATCTTGCCCCTCGCTTGTTACGCGTTTGGCCTGCTTCCCGCGTTCTCGGCCTCCGGGGAGTGCTGCGGCCCCACGCGCCTGCCTTGGCTCCCGGCGGCCTTCCATGGCGAGGACCTGGTGGACGCTCCCCTGCTCGTCGTGGGTCCCCGCCACGTCACCGTCGACGGCGTCCTCGTGGCCGAGACGCCCGAAATCGTCGAGGCCTCCGAGCCTCCCCCGCTCGACGCGCTTCGTACGCTGCTCGTGAACAAGAAAGAACTCTGGCAGCAGATTCGTCCCGACGTGCCCTTCCCGGGGGAGATCCTCATTGCTGCCACCCAGGATCTCCCTGCCCACGCCGTCGTGCGTGTCATGGCCAGCGCCGCCGCGGCGGGGTACCCGCGGACGAGCATCATGATCCAGAAGCTCTCTTCCCCGCTGCGCTGA